tcatcattttttcctatttaaataatagtctttttaggtaagacagggaccaagcgagtaacaaaaacaaacagtaaggaccaagcgtgtaacaaaaacaaacaatagggaccttccgagttaaaaaaataagttagggaccaagagCGCAAACgactccaaaccatagggactattcgtgtaatttactcatttcAAAATTATGTCAAAATGACATGTGATCAAttaaatgagaaaatgacaagtgacaataacattttcatttatgaTGATAGATATGGAATTATACCAATCTTGACACTTCCTGTAATTCTGTAAAACAGGGAAGGGGAATATTGGATATACATTGAAGATTACGAAAAACtattataaataatttaattattgcATTGTGCAAAAACAGTTGCGAAAGGTAACGAGCAAATccctcctcctcttcctctctctctcagtctctctctctctctcactctcactcagAGGTTTTCAGAGCGATTTCCGTTTTCGAGGTTTTACAGCGATTCACGTTTTCATCTGTAAGTTTTCTTCAACGTCTTTACGATTATATTAAAACGATACGAAAGTTTCTCTGATTGCTTGTATCTGTAGATTCTGTATCACTGCATGCATGGATTTGCTAGGGTTTTGCTTTTGACGATGAAATCAAATCCTCTGTTTTCGTTCTTCTCTTTGATTTATTGATTTCCGTAGAATTTGTTCTCAATTCTCGATGAATAAACAACCATTTTTTTCATTATAAGTATGTAATGTATGGTGTTTGATAAATAACTGGTGTTTTCGATTTCTTATTCACTCATTGTCCAATTTTTTCTCCTTCAAATCGATAGGAGGTTTTTGATGATGAAGAAGTTTCAGGAGGAAGTTCACAGTGATGATGGATCTTACGAATTGATCGACTTTAATGATTATGCTGGGGACATGGAACATCTGAATACTACAACAAACGATCACTCGGGGTTCCAAGATTCAAGCAATAAAGATGATGgcaatgatgaagaagaagatgataatgaaggagaagaagaagtatcTGGCATGGATTTTGCTGATAGTAGGAAAATTACGGTAATACCCCTGTCCACGGATTATGATGAAGACACACCGATAAAAGAAGTATCAAAAACCTACATCCTCCAATACCTTCCCGCCAAATCATTAGCCAGGTGTCGTCTTGTCTCTAAAGAATGGGATTCATGGATATCAAGCCCATTCTTCAAAcactcccaaagtcaacattttagTCAAACTTCAGGCTTTTTTCGAGATGAAGATAAAACTACTACTCACTTCATCTCTCTTGACTACTTCTCTTATGGGGTTCCTTACCCTTGTTTATCTTTCCTCCCAAAAAAAGCTTTCTTAAAAAGCTCATGCAACGGGTTgcttctttgccaatcttttgAAGATGATGAAAATTACGTTTGTAACCCTGCAAACAAACAGTGGATTGAGCTtccaaaatatagtttctaccaTGGAAAAGAACCAAAAGGTGTGCTCGCCTTTGAACCTTCTTCTTTAGAGTTTGAACCATATTATCAAGTTAAATGTCCATTCTCTATACCAGGTGAGGAACCCATTTTGTattttgacatatatgattcaaaGACAAAATCATGGAGGATTTGTGATGAGATATGTACGGATTTGAATGAATCTGATATAAAAACCGATGGCATTTTCGTAAATGGAGTTGTTTACTGGGAAACGACAGGTGGCAAGTTGTTAGCCTTTGATATGAAGAACGAGATCTACGGTATTCAAACACTCCCTGTATTTGGTGGCGTATTGTCGAAGGTGCATGGAGAGATATGTTATGTAAAAGGGTATTATCGTTATTCCGACAAAGAGTTCGTATTGAATGTTCATCATGGTGGTGGTTTAATGTCATTGAAAAACACCATCACTTTTGGTGTTCCTTGTGATGATGTTATTGTTGAAAGTGGTAATAAGAAGGTGGTTAAATGCGAAATTTTGGGTAATTCATGTGATGATGTCGTTGCTGTGATTTTGAAGAGGTCTCAATGGCACGAAAGTCTTTTTGCCTATCATGTCAAAGATCGAAGGGTCGAGGGCCCGTGGTTTCTCCAACGGTATTTTAAAAGTAAGTTGTTTCCTTACGTCAATAGTCTTGTCTCCTTAGCTGCCTGATAACATTTCATtattgtttataaaacatttttttttttcttttgcaagTTCTTCTCCTAATTACTTATTAAGGGTTTTTTGAGATGTTTGTGTTCTTTTCTAATGGCATTGTAGTTTCTTGAGATATTTAATATATTGTTTTTTTGGGATTAATAATGATATATTACAAGGTTTAGTTGACTCGGTGTTGTGACCTTATTCGACAAAGTCAAAAGTGAAATCAATTATACaatgttttatatttatatgtttagaATGGATCTTTTGTTATACTCGTTAGACATTTAGGTAAATATTTAGCCCTTTTTGAGTTTTTTCTTAATTAGGTTTAAAATAGAAGTACTCctgattttaaatttttttatatttatataacttttttttgtgtgtgtgtggacaGAAGGATCGATTTGTCACAAATATCAATTATTTGAATCCAAGGTGTCACAAGGATCGATTAGTCTTCATGGCTACAACCAGAAGTTAGGAATGCAGTAATTAATTGGATGTTGTTTATTTAATTGATTAACAGGGAATCTTGAGATTTGGGGCGACTTTGAATTAGAAAAGAACATGAGTTTGCATGTGATATAAAGCAGTGATGGAAGCCCAAGATCTAAATCAGAGTCTAGTTTTTGAAGCCCGAGGCTGGAAGCCAGAGTCTAGTTTTTTGTTTCAACCTGGGCTTTTAACGGTCCATTTCGAGTCATAAATACACAGAAGCCGGTTTATGATTGACTCATTCTCTTCATCTGGTCCTTCACTAATATATATTGACAACTATATGAAAATTGCTCAGTCcgtcactctctctctaaaagaagTGCAGGTTCCTTGAAATCCGATTACAAGTAATGAAAATGG
The genomic region above belongs to Lactuca sativa cultivar Salinas chromosome 4, Lsat_Salinas_v11, whole genome shotgun sequence and contains:
- the LOC111883063 gene encoding uncharacterized protein LOC111883063, which produces MLGFDWKNEIMGFQTLPVVVLSRRVLGDSCDDVVAFVLEKSEGQNCLFERPCRHIIREIVVYIQDKDLNFLIWNYTNLDTSFAKGNEQIPPPLPLSLSLSLSLTLTQRFSERFPFSRFYSDSRFHLRFLMMKKFQEEVHSDDGSYELIDFNDYAGDMEHLNTTTNDHSGFQDSSNKDDGNDEEEDDNEGEEEVSGMDFADSRKITVIPLSTDYDEDTPIKEVSKTYILQYLPAKSLARCRLVSKEWDSWISSPFFKHSQSQHFSQTSGFFRDEDKTTTHFISLDYFSYGVPYPCLSFLPKKAFLKSSCNGLLLCQSFEDDENYVCNPANKQWIELPKYSFYHGKEPKGVLAFEPSSLEFEPYYQVKCPFSIPGEEPILYFDIYDSKTKSWRICDEICTDLNESDIKTDGIFVNGVVYWETTGGKLLAFDMKNEIYGIQTLPVFGGVLSKVHGEICYVKGYYRYSDKEFVLNVHHGGGLMSLKNTITFGVPCDDVIVESGNKKVVKCEILGNSCDDVVAVILKRSQWHESLFAYHVKDRRVEGPWFLQRYFKKGSICHKYQLFESKVSQGSISLHGYNQKLGMQ